DNA from Pichia kudriavzevii chromosome 5, complete sequence:
AAGATGTCCAAAAATCAGTTGAATAAATTTATAATCAACTCAACTATTTTCAGAGAAGATATTAATggtatttgtattttagATACACTAGGAAAAGGATCTCCgtatattgaaaatttgaacaTACCCATCTTATTAGAGCATAGATTTGTAGACGGTGAAGATCACGAAACATATATGGTTGAGAATGCAAATGTTATAGGTGATGACGTCTATATGCCAGCATTTGATAATATTTTATTGTCGGTAGACGACTTAATGATTGATGATAAAGAATCGGTATGCcgttattttttgaattcattgaatcGTAATACGGGTGATGAAAGGTTCAAGACCTTTAGTAGTCTGATAGTGAGTGAAAATACATGTAGATCAGAGATGCTGTCAAATATGACATTTTTGGTGCCATCGGACAAGTCACTAAGCTTTAATCACGTTGAAATAAAGTATTTGAATAATGTCAGAGGGTTACATGATAAGAATCTGTTTCTTTCCAATTTCCTTGTAGATGGTATTATTGGCGGTAATCTGAACAATGCTCCCGTGGTCACTCATAATTGGAATAATAACGAAGTTAAAATCACGTCCTCTTATCTGGGGGATGAGATTATCATAAATGATAAATACCATGCCACCACTTCAAATTTCCTTTTGGCTGACGGAATCATACACtattttgattcttttgaatttgatcaaAGCTTTGAAAGTTATCCCCGTTTTACATCaagaaaatatttgatTGGATTGGACTATGACGAATTTGTAGATGAACTTGATTTTCGTAAACTATCACATTTGATCGACGATGCGTCATTAAACCAAACAATATTTGTTTCCATTGACTACAAAATAATGGGAGCTCTTCAAAACCAAATGTATTATCATTTTGTCGAAGGAAATAATATTGACAGCTTACAACCTGGTGAAAGTAGATTGTTAACTTCTAAGTTTTGCCTCACAGAAGAATTTTGTCAAAAAATTaagattcaaagaatcaCAGATACAGGCTCATTAGTTCTGAATTCAAATGTTAATATAGTGAACACAAAGCCGTACAAGGTTGGAAATACATCCATTTATAttcttgaagatgatatcTCTCTTCCTGCGAAATTACAAATTGCTATTGCATCGGAGCTTACTAAACACGGTAAGTCGATCTCATATTTCAAGGAATTTAGTCTGCTCAAAGAGTTATCTAGAGGTGATAGTTTTCATACCATTTTCTTCCCAGCATCTAAACTCTGGGAAGATTTGGATGTTACTTTAGAGTATATGGAAAACAACCCTTCATTACTCCAAGAAATACTTGAAGGTCTAGTAATTGAAGGGTTAATCTATGataattttgaaggaaCACAATTGCTTCAAACTTATGGAGGCGATGTTGTTAACATTACCACAATTAATAAGGGCCTATTGCAAATCAACAACTCGACCTTAATTAAAACGTCTTTTGACAACGAAATATTGTATTCAAATGGCGTTATTCATCCTGTCTATGATGAACTTCCTTTACCTAAAACCTTGGATATTAGCGTGTTTGATTTATTGCAAGATCAAAGTGGCGATATCTTTGAGAAGATTTTAGAAAAGACAAACTTAACGGGGTATCTTGCTCTTCCCGATTATTCCATTCTGTTGCCACCTGACAAATCCTTACTACAAGAAAACATCACCGAGATGGTTGGGGATTACGATTATTTGGATAAGTTTGTGAAGCTGCACATATTACCGCCCGGAGCCATGGATATGATTCTCAATTGTCACTCCAACCAACCATTAGATAGTAATTCTACCACAATGATTCCAACAATTCTCGAAGGTCACCATTTAACATGCAGACAACTCTCTTCTGGTGGCATAATGTTAAGCATAACTGAAGGTGCGAATAATGAAGTTAGAATACTAAGGAAAGGCTTAACTATAAATGTGTCAGAACTGAAATCAGGTATTCTCATTCTTGATAGACCGTTGAGCCCAAGATGGCTAAACAAAAATCCCGGTAAATTGTATTTACATCTTCCATTCCTGGCAGTTATTGTAGGTATTTTAATTGGAGTGGTCTGTGTgatttttggatttggatgTTGTTTGCTTATAACTTTAGGTAGTAACTCAATGAGAACagc
Protein-coding regions in this window:
- a CDS encoding uncharacterized protein (PKUD0E04080; similar to Saccharomyces cerevisiae YLR001C; ancestral locus Anc_5.219), with protein sequence MLHKNIRTCGLAFLLLGHSFGLGFHIPLQDGLAQDNDEEVPTISIIDILSSNESYTSLILTLQRSDLVDYVNELTNVTFLAPVNSAFDRHDIPRGSKMSKNQLNKFIINSTIFREDINGICILDTLGKGSPYIENLNIPILLEHRFVDGEDHETYMVENANVIGDDVYMPAFDNILLSVDDLMIDDKESVCRYFLNSLNRNTGDERFKTFSSLIVSENTCRSEMLSNMTFLVPSDKSLSFNHVEIKYLNNVRGLHDKNLFLSNFLVDGIIGGNLNNAPVVTHNWNNNEVKITSSYLGDEIIINDKYHATTSNFLLADGIIHYFDSFEFDQSFESYPRFTSRKYLIGLDYDEFVDELDFRKLSHLIDDASLNQTIFVSIDYKIMGALQNQMYYHFVEGNNIDSLQPGESRLLTSKFCLTEEFCQKIKIQRITDTGSLVLNSNVNIVNTKPYKVGNTSIYILEDDISLPAKLQIAIASELTKHGKSISYFKEFSLLKELSRGDSFHTIFFPASKLWEDLDVTLEYMENNPSLLQEILEGLVIEGLIYDNFEGTQLLQTYGGDVVNITTINKGLLQINNSTLIKTSFDNEILYSNGVIHPVYDELPLPKTLDISVFDLLQDQSGDIFEKILEKTNLTGYLALPDYSILLPPDKSLLQENITEMVGDYDYLDKFVKLHILPPGAMDMILNCHSNQPLDSNSTTMIPTILEGHHLTCRQLSSGGIMLSITEGANNEVRILRKGLTINVSELKSGILILDRPLSPRWLNKNPGKLYLHLPFLAVIVGILIGVVCVIFGFGCCLLITLGSNSMRTADEEESENVAANSSHIANVNERLPLLSENVGGNNINEHDNNGIGQGSSLKKVTGKPQKNYSSFESRYSANASTSPIEVIQE